In Novosphingobium kaempferiae, the DNA window TTCGCTCGATGCCGGTGATGCCGCAAAAGCGGGAATAGCCGGCGGCCTGTCGCGCTCGTCCGACAAGCTCACCGACTTCTATCTCGATCTCGCGAGGCAGGCAGGTCCGGTCGTCGAGGTAGGCGCGGCCAAGGACGTCGTCGTCGTCGTCCAGGAGGGGCTTGCGCTGGAAATCAAACCGTCGGTCGAGGGCAAATTCTGATGCCGCGGCTATTTCGCCAAGGAGTATCTGTCATGGCAATTCCTTCGTGCCGCAGCGTGCTGCTGCCGCTGTTCAGTGTTAGCCTGGTGCACTTTGTCGGAGGATGCGCGAGCCTCGGCTCGCTGATGTCTCCCTATCCCGAGACGTTCTCCTGCAAGAATGACGATCACGGCCAGTGCATTCATCCGGACAAGGCCTATGCCGATGCCGTTGCCGACATCCCGTCGAAATCGGATCCTGCCGTAACCAACGCCCGCGCCGCTGCTCGCGGGACGACATCCGGTTCGACCGGGCGTTCACGCCGGACCGGCCGCACTGATGCGTTCAGCAACTACAAGGACAGTGTCTATCGCGAACTGCGTAGTCTTATCGAGACGCCAGCCACGCCGATGCTGCAACCTGCCCGGACGGTTCGTACGCTTATTCTTCCCTACGCCGACAGGCAGCGGCCCGACCGGCTCTACATGCCGCGCTATGTCTACTCGGTGCTCGACAAACCCGCCTGGGTTATCGGCGATACCCTCGTGGAAACGCCGGGTTATCGCGCGGCAGCGCCTGTGCTCGGGCAGACCAGTGAGCGAGAAGGCAGTGAGGGTTCCATTACTCGCCCCGGCCCGATGGGTCCTTCCCCGGTTGCCCAGCCCGCGAAGGAGGAACGGCCATGAGCGGCGCGAGCAACAGCAGCGCGCTTACTTACTCGCGGCTGCGCAGGGCGGTGCGCCGGGACAGCTTCTCGGACTATCTGCCGCTCGTCGCGTGGGAGGCCCAAACCGAGGCGTTCCTGTGCATCGATGACAGCTGGGGGCACGCGTGGGAACTGACACCTGCGGCCTACCTTTTCTCGCATGTAGAGGGCGCGCTGCTGGGCCTCTTCAACATCCAGTTTCCGGACGGCACCGTACTGCAGCTTCATACGTTCGCCGATCCGCTCATCGACGATGCGCTCGATGCCTTTCTCGACATGAAGACCCGCGACGACCCGCTGATACAGGCCTCCGCGCGTCACGCCCATGCCTATCTCAGCGCTGGCAGGCATGGGCTGGAGGCGCTTCATGGCATTCCGGTGCGCAATTTCCGTACGCTCCTGTCGATCAAGACAAGGCGGCCGCTCGGTGAGGACCTGAGACGCCAGGTCGAAGAACAACTCTCCAAGCTCGGGATCCGCAGGCTGCCCCCCGCGGAGATGGTTTCCTTTTATCGGCGCATCTTCAATGGGGTCGCCGCGCAGGCACCGGGCGTCTTCACCGACGGCACCACGACAGGGGCTCCCCCGATCGCCCGGCAGATCATCGATGCCGGGCCGGATCTTGTCTTCGAGGGCGCGGAAGTGTTCCTGGGCAATCAGGTCGCGCGATGCCTGACCCCCAAGGCGCCGGCCCGGCGTATCACGGCCGAGCGGGCCAACCGCCTGATGGGCGGCATGCGGGGGGCCTCGGAAGACAGCGACCAGATCGGCGGACCGTTTCTCTATACCCTGAATGTCCTTTTCGACCATTCGCAATTCGAGATTCATAAGCGGGCGCAGATCCTGTCGGCACAGAAGGCTGCGGGCAGTTTCGCGGTCGAGGTCGGCAAGCAGATCGAGGAAATCGGCTGGATCCTCGATGAGGCGGGCAACAGCAAGTTCGTTCGGGTCATTCCCACGCTTTGGGTGTTCGGCCGCGACCGTGCCCATGCCCGGGACCTCGCCGCGCGGGCCAAGCGGCTCTGGGAAGGAGAGCCCCTGCCCTTCTCGATGCAGGAAGAGAGCTATCTCAATCCAACGCTTCTGGTCCTGAGCCTGCCCTTCGGTCTCTATCCCGATCGCACGACCCTGCGGTTGCTGGAAAGGGATTTTCGTATGCCGGTCAAGGCTGCGGTGCTGATGGCCCCCATCCAGACCGACTTTCGCGGGGGCGGGCGCCCTGCCCTGCTTTACACCGGCCGCAAGGGGCAGCTGATCACGCTCGATCTGTTCGATCCGCGCATCAACAATTACAATTTCATCGTTTCGGCCGAAAGCGGGGCGGGCAAGAGCTTCCTCCTCAACAACCTGTGCCAGCAGTATTATGCCTCGGGTGCCCTTATCCGCGTCATCGACATCGGCGGGAGCTACAGGAAGCTGTGCACGCTGTGCTCGGGCCGGTACATCGACATCGGTGAGGAGCACCTGGTGCTCAATCCCTTCGATATGGGTCTGGCGCTCGACGGCGACGACAAGCAATCGGCGATCACCATGGCAGTCGCGATCGTCGCCGAGATGGCGAATGCGTCGACACGCAAGGGCGTCAGTACGTCCGAGTGGAACCTGCTCAAGTCCGCGGTGCAGTGGACGATCGACACGGGGCGCGCGGAACGCGGTATCGACGCGGTCCGCGAATGGCTGGGCACTTATCCCGAGCTAGTGCGCAGCGATCTGGACAAGGTCTCGCATCTCGTTCCGACCGCGCGCGAGCTCGCCTTCAACTTGCGCGATTTCGGGTCGGACGGCGCGTACGGCCACTACTTCAATGGGCCATCGACCCTCGACATCCGCTCGGACGAGTTCGTGGTACTCGAACTCGAGCGGCTGAAATCCATGCCCGACCTGTTCAACGTCATCGTCATGGTGGTGGTGAACGCGGTCACGCAGGAACTCTATCTTTCCGCACGCGACCGCCCGCGCTTCGTGCTGTGCGACGAGGCAGCCCAGTTCATGACCCGAACGGAGGGGCAGGACTTGTCGAGGCTCGCGGAAGCATTTGGGCAAGGCTACCGCCGCGCGCGCAAGTATCGCGGTTCCTTTGGCATCGTACTGCAGAGCATGAACGATCTCACGCTGTTCGGCGGCACGGGGCAGGTCATCCTCGAGAATGCGGCAACCCGCTTCCTGCTCCAGGGCTCGACCTATGGGCGGGCCGTCGACAACAAGATACTCGACTATTCCGGGTTTGTCCTCGACCTGCTCAAATCGGTCCGCAACTCCAAGCCCCATTACAGCGAAGTCTTCATCGACTCCCCGCTGGGTCTAGGCATTGCCCGCCTCGTGGTCGATCCCTTCTCCTACTGGATCAACACGTCCGCGCCCGATGAGGTTGCGGCATTCGAGGCCTTGATGCGGCAGGGCCTTTCGCCGCTCGAGGCGGTGTGCCGACTTGCCGGCATCGATTCCGCGACGATCCTTGGCGCGGATGCGGGCTCAGCCACAAACACCGCCTCCGGCTCTGCGGGCGGGTACGAGCGATGAGCGCTCACAAGCAGCATTGCGAGCGACTAAACCCGCACGGGTCCGACGATGACATGATCGAACGTCTTGTCGAGGCTCGCCTTGCCGAGCGCTTCGAGGCGGAATCCTTTCACTGGCGCATGCGCCTCATCGCGATCGAGACCGTCATAATGGGCCTGCTCGTGCTCGCCACGGGCCTCGTTCTCAAGCAGCCGTTCATGATGGTGGTCCGCGCTTCGGTGCTCATTGCCGGATCCTGCCTTGTCACCGGGCTGCTTCTGGTTGGCCTGTCGGCGATCTCGACGAAGGTGCTGCATCGCATTCGAGGGAGAAGGCCCCGATGAACGGCCTACTTTCATCCAGACCAACGGCTTCGGCCGTGCGCCTCACCGTCAGCGGGTTTCTTCTGCTGCTGACCCAGAGTGCCCTTTTGCTTCTCAGCCCGGATCTCGACGCCACTACCAGCATGCTCATCTGGTTCCTGACCGGTCTCGCCACGCTCGCCTTTCTGGTCGCCCTCGTCGGGATCCCGGAGACCGGCAAGGATACCGGCCGGGACGCCGGAGCAACCCCGCGATGAGCGACCTCCTCAAAATCGCACGGCGCCTATCATGGCTGGGGGTGGCAGCGCTCGCCACATCGCTGTTCCCCGATGCTCGTGCCCGGACGGCGATTGCGGGCGCTGCAAGTACCATCGGCCGCACCTGGGCGATTGCGGAGCCGGATGCGCTGACGGAAATCGAGGCGAAGGCGGCCACCCTGCCCGCTGACATGCGTCAGGCGTTCGGCCCTCGTTCGAAATGGGGGGCGCTGCAGTCCGCATCGCTCGCTACCGCCCCGTCGGACAGGGTGCGCAGCGTCGTACCCTTCTACACGCTGGACTTCGACATCACCCTTCCTGACGGCAGGACGCTTTACCCCAGGGGCTTCACGTTCAACCCCCTGACCTATGTGAAGCTCCCCCAGCGTCTGTTTGTCGTCCACGCGCGCGATCTTGCCTGGGCGCTGGCAACTGCGCGCTCTTCCGATTTCATTCTGCTCAGCGCGGATGCCGGGCAGAACGCCGATGCCATCGCTCTCACCGAGAAGACCGGGCGGGCGATCTATATTCTGGAGCAGCGTGTCAAGGAGAGACTGGGTCTTCAGGTGGCACCGGTCATCGTCCAGCAACAGGGCACCCGCCTCGTCCTCACGGAATACGGACCAAAGAGCCGGGCGCTTCCCAAGGATGCCGGTCGATGAGGCCCCGCCTTCTGCTCCTGAGCCTTTCGGCGCTTACCCTCGCTGTCGCCCTGACGCTGCCAGGTGAGGCACGCGCCTCCAGATGCGAGGCGGGCACCGTTTTCAACCCGATCACCAAAGTGCGGTGGAACTGCATCTTCCCCATCACGATCGGCGGCGTGCGGGTCGGTAGCTATGACAAGCTCGACAAGCAACTCGATGCGCAATCAGCGTCGAAGCCGCTGTGCGCATGCCGCAAGGGCGTCGAGGTCTGGTTCGGCGTGAAGGTCTCCTACTGGTCTCCCAACCGGATGATCGACATCGTGACCGAACCGGGCTGCATGATGGCGCTTGGCACGGATCTGATGCCGACGGGCGGCAAGTTGCAGGGAAGCCAGTCGTCGATCGCGGACGGCACCAACACCCGCAAGATGTTCGCCCAGATGCATTACTACATCGCGCCGGTCTGGGCGATGCTCGACATGTTCACCGACCTTCCCTGTCTGGAAAACGACGGGTTCGACGTTGCCATGATCACCGAGGTGCTGCCGACCTGGCAATCGGGAACCCTCGGCGCGATCATCCAGCCCGAAGGCATCCTGTTCGGCAACCCGGCTGCCGGGCTCGCCTGCATGGCGGACAGCGCCGCTGCGGCCGCCGGCAAGGTCATCGACCCCTTGTTCTGGTGCATGGGATCGTGGGGCGCGACGTATCCCATCGCGGGCGACATCCACTTCGATGACAGCGTCGAGGCATGGGCGGGCCTTGCCGCGCGCGGCGTCTTCATGATGGGCCGGATGGGCGCCCTGACGGTGAGTTCGGCCGACGGATGCTCGTTCATTCCCCAGCCTGTGTGGACGAAGTCGCGTTACAAGCTGCAGATCATGGAGCCGGTAAAGGGCGGCAAGTGCGTCAACATCGGGCGTCCCGGTGCCTTGTGGTCGTCCGCCAAGCACGCGCCCGGCAAGGACAATGCCCAGTTCATGCTCTTCGAGAAGGTCATCTGCTGCGCCGGGGTGCCGGCGCCGTGAGCGACCTCGATCACCCCATTCTCGCGCAAGGCACTCGCCATCATCCGAGGTCTGTCCGCCAAGTCCCCCGGGGCCGGTGGTTGCCGCGCGAGAAAGGAGCGGTGTCGCCCCGCCCCCCGGGCGGCGCCGCTCCACCCGTTCCGAGAAGGACTACACCCCCGCACGGCCCGCAGCGCATTGCGCTTTGGAGATGCTCCGTCGTGGCGGTAGTCCTGGGAGCGTGCGACGCCCTGCCGGCGCACGCGCAGACAATGGAAGACAGAGCGCGGGCCGCGGCGGAGGCCGCGCGCGCGAAGTCGAGCGACAGCGAAGCCCTGCGCAAAAACTATGTGACGCCGGGGCTCGCAGGCCAGGCAATCGCGACAGTCGATAACAGCCGCAGTTTCACGCCCAACCTCGCCTGCAGCAAGACGGCGACATTGCTCGAAGTGATGGTGCAGCCCCGCACGACCGGCGATTTGAGACGGGTCGTGATCGCACGGGACACCGACCTTGACGGGACGCTGGACCGGACTTTCAACCTGCCCGTTCCGGTATCAGGCATCTGCGCCAACGGCGTGGTGTCCTGCTCGCCAGGCACCTGGCAGGCCTGCTCCCCCTTCAGATGGACCGTTGACCAAGCGGCAGCCCCTGCCCTTGAAAAGGTCGACCTGTCCGCGCTCGCAGGCTGCTATTGCATCAATGCCAGCTGCGGCTCCAACCTTGCCTGGTCCAACATCGCGTCGGTTCTGCGTGACATCGGGGGCGGCGCTATCGGCGCGCTGACAACCGCGGATCCGCGTTTCGGCGTTGCCGAAGCCGTGATCGATGGCCCCGTCATCCGTTATGTCGGCGCCCAGTCGACGGCCTGCGCCTCCAATCCCTCCTTGCCGCAGTCCTCCTATCGCGCGAACCCCGCCTTGATTGCGTCCGACGCCTATTCGGCTTCGAGCAGCAGTTCGGTGTTCCAGGCTCTCAAGGGTTCCACGATCGGTACGGGGACCGCTCTCACCTCTCGCCATTGCAAGATCGAACGCAGGATAACGGTCCTCAAACCTCAGCCCGACCAAGTGATCTCCCGAACCTCGGGTGGCTACGCGACCATAGGCAGTGGCACCGCATTCGATTTCCTGATGGGCTCGCCTGCCGACAACAGCCTGAGCGGTGGGTCCTGCTCGTTGGTGGATTTTCGGATGACCTTGCGGGTCAGCGAGCCGGACAGGATCAGGGATGCAAGGCTTACCCATTTCTTCGCCGACGACTGGGCGCAGGTGAGGATTGATGGCGAACTGATCGGATCTGGCCCTACGCCCTGGTCGTCACATGGTCTCCCGCCCGGCAAGTGCGAGTTGAAGAAGACCTTCCATTCCTACCCCCGGCTTGATCTGCGTCCGTATCTTTCGGCCGGAGATCATGAAATCTGGCTCCGGGCAGCCGTCGCCAACGAAGGTGAGGCATTCGCGCAGATACATGTCGAGGTCGATGACAGCTGCAGGACGGACGAGCACCTGGTCGATGGCTGCACGCCGATCGGCGCCGACCCGGCCTGCAGGCTTGAAAGCGAACTCGTGGACGGGGTGCAGACCTGGGTCAATGGTATTGCCACCGGGCTGAAGCCGCTGCCGCAGACGCGCCTCGTGGGAGGCGCGTCGTGTCCCGGGGAGATAACGAGAGACTTCTTCCAGAAGGATCGAACCTATCGTTGCACCCTGGAGGCTCTTGCCCGGCCGGACACGAGCCGCGGCGCCTACATCATCGATCATTCGACAGAGGTCCTGCTTGCCGATCGGATCAGGCGATCGGACGGGGGATATGCGACCCCGACCAGAAGCTTCAATCTTCCCGATCGAGGTCAGGTTGCGCAGTGCGAACCGGTCTGCAAGACGCGCGCGCCCAAGGCGAACGACGCGGTGGCGCTCGATGGCGTGGTGGCCGCAAGGCAAAATGTCCCGACCGGGTATGACACCTTCTACCACGCATGCAGCGGCGACAACCGCTGCCCGATGGGTCCGGGCGAAGAGCTGGTTGCGGCGTGCGGATGCCTCGATGACTTTCCCGAGGCGGCGGCGATGATGCAGACGCTGCGCCTTGCCGGCGCAGACATGGTATGCACCGGGGCCGCGCCGTGACGGGCGTGCACACCTTAGCCCCCCGCCCCGGCTTCAGGCGCTTGCGGACATCTATGATCATCGCATGCATCTTTTTCTTGGCTGCCGCAGTACCGGCCCATGCGCAACGAATCTGCGCCGTCGATCTGAACGGCAACGGTGATGCCGCCGATCCGGGCGAGCAGGCGACTTGCTCGGCAACGAGCGATGGCGAAGGTCTGTGCCCCATCCACGAAGTCGCGTGCGAGCGTGATGCGGCCGGCGCCTATAGCTGTCCCGCCGACCCGCGGTTCGCCTGTCACGAGAAGGCGCCGGGCGCAGCTCCCGCCTGCTCCCCCAACGCCTGCATCGATCTCGCCGCCAACCCCATCGTCGAAGAGCCGCCCATCGACGATCCGGGCACCGAAGCGAACGGCGGCATGGACGCCGCTGGCAATTGTCTGGGAAAGATCGAGATCTTCTCGGGCCGCGGCATGCGGTGTCGCCCGGCCGGCCTATCAACGACCCTGTCGAACTGCTGCAAGGAGCAGGGGAAGATCGTCAAGGATGGGATGGGCTCATCCATCTCCTCGATCGGCACGAAGATCGCCGTTGCCAAGGGCGTGTTTACGGGGATGAAGGCAGCATACGCGGCCTTCAGGGCGGGTGCGACCGCAAGCCAGGCCGCCAGTGCCGGAGCGAATGCGCTGGTCGTTGGCATCGACCCGACATCGATCGCGGTCAGTCTGGCGATCAATCTCATGATGGAGCTGCTGCTTTCCGGCTGCGACCAGCAGGACATGGAGACGGCGCTGCTGCGCTCTTCGGGGATGTGCCACGAGGTGGGCACATACTGCACGGCGAGCGTGCTGGGCGTTTGCCTGCAGAAGGCGCGCGGTCATTGCTGCTTCAATACGAGGATCGGCCGGATCATCCAGGAACAGGGCCGCCCGCAGCTCAGGGCCTTCAACGCCGATCCCTGGGGCACGCCGAGGCGACCGATGTGCCGCGGCTTCACGCCCGAGGAATTCCAGGCGCTCGATTTCAGCAGGATCGACCTCACCGAATATTATGCCGACATCGAGGCCCGCGCGCAGGCCGAGATCCGGACTGACATGGAGGACCGCGTCAATGCGTACGTCGATGCCGTCGATCCCTAGCGCTGTGGCCGTCACCGCAGCGTGCGTGGTGGCGCAACTGATCATGCCGCTTTGCTTCGCCCAGCCAATTGCGCCTGCGCCTTCAAGTCGCGGCGCGCGGCAGTCCGTCTCCGATCAGGGACAGGCCTCCCTCGAGAGGCTCAAAAGCGCCATCGGCAACACGAGGCAAGAGGTGGAGGAACTTCCCGACCCTGTCCTTCCGCAAGGCAGCGACCAGAACGCTGAGCGCCGGGCGTTCGACGGGCTGCATCGCCGGGCCATTTCAAAAGACCTCGAGACACGGGCGCGGGCAGCGCACGCGCAGGGGGCGGCCGGTCTTGCCGCAGAGCGCGAACGCCAGGCCAGGGCCCTGCGGGTGGCGCTGGGACTGGAACCATCGGAGGAACGCGCTTTATCCGTCGCTGATCCCGCCCAACCCGCCGGCACGGGCAGGCAATGGGTTCCCGTGGTGTTCGTCTCCTCATCCATGCCGCTGGCGATGCTGCGCAGCTATGCGGCGCAGCTCGAGCCAGTTCACGGCGTAATGGCGCTGCGCGGGGTGCCGGGCGGTCTTGAGAAGATGGGCCCGATGGCAAAGCTCTCGGCCGAGATTCTGCGGCTCGATCCGGGCTGCGAGGGCCCCGCGTGCCGCATGCGCGATGTCCAGCTGGTCGTCGATCCGATCGTGTTTCGCCAGCACGCGATCACCCGGGTGCCGGCGCTCGCGATGATCCCGGGGGATCCGACCCAGACCTATTGCGAGCG includes these proteins:
- a CDS encoding type-F conjugative transfer system pilin assembly protein TrbC, translating into MAVTAACVVAQLIMPLCFAQPIAPAPSSRGARQSVSDQGQASLERLKSAIGNTRQEVEELPDPVLPQGSDQNAERRAFDGLHRRAISKDLETRARAAHAQGAAGLAAERERQARALRVALGLEPSEERALSVADPAQPAGTGRQWVPVVFVSSSMPLAMLRSYAAQLEPVHGVMALRGVPGGLEKMGPMAKLSAEILRLDPGCEGPACRMRDVQLVVDPIVFRQHAITRVPALAMIPGDPTQTYCERDDDSLRASHIVYGDAALSGLLEEYARLGGKEEVRGAQALLGIR
- a CDS encoding TraU family protein; this translates as MRPRLLLLSLSALTLAVALTLPGEARASRCEAGTVFNPITKVRWNCIFPITIGGVRVGSYDKLDKQLDAQSASKPLCACRKGVEVWFGVKVSYWSPNRMIDIVTEPGCMMALGTDLMPTGGKLQGSQSSIADGTNTRKMFAQMHYYIAPVWAMLDMFTDLPCLENDGFDVAMITEVLPTWQSGTLGAIIQPEGILFGNPAAGLACMADSAAAAAGKVIDPLFWCMGSWGATYPIAGDIHFDDSVEAWAGLAARGVFMMGRMGALTVSSADGCSFIPQPVWTKSRYKLQIMEPVKGGKCVNIGRPGALWSSAKHAPGKDNAQFMLFEKVICCAGVPAP
- a CDS encoding TraV family lipoprotein, producing MAIPSCRSVLLPLFSVSLVHFVGGCASLGSLMSPYPETFSCKNDDHGQCIHPDKAYADAVADIPSKSDPAVTNARAAARGTTSGSTGRSRRTGRTDAFSNYKDSVYRELRSLIETPATPMLQPARTVRTLILPYADRQRPDRLYMPRYVYSVLDKPAWVIGDTLVETPGYRAAAPVLGQTSEREGSEGSITRPGPMGPSPVAQPAKEERP
- a CDS encoding TraC family protein — its product is MSGASNSSALTYSRLRRAVRRDSFSDYLPLVAWEAQTEAFLCIDDSWGHAWELTPAAYLFSHVEGALLGLFNIQFPDGTVLQLHTFADPLIDDALDAFLDMKTRDDPLIQASARHAHAYLSAGRHGLEALHGIPVRNFRTLLSIKTRRPLGEDLRRQVEEQLSKLGIRRLPPAEMVSFYRRIFNGVAAQAPGVFTDGTTTGAPPIARQIIDAGPDLVFEGAEVFLGNQVARCLTPKAPARRITAERANRLMGGMRGASEDSDQIGGPFLYTLNVLFDHSQFEIHKRAQILSAQKAAGSFAVEVGKQIEEIGWILDEAGNSKFVRVIPTLWVFGRDRAHARDLAARAKRLWEGEPLPFSMQEESYLNPTLLVLSLPFGLYPDRTTLRLLERDFRMPVKAAVLMAPIQTDFRGGGRPALLYTGRKGQLITLDLFDPRINNYNFIVSAESGAGKSFLLNNLCQQYYASGALIRVIDIGGSYRKLCTLCSGRYIDIGEEHLVLNPFDMGLALDGDDKQSAITMAVAIVAEMANASTRKGVSTSEWNLLKSAVQWTIDTGRAERGIDAVREWLGTYPELVRSDLDKVSHLVPTARELAFNLRDFGSDGAYGHYFNGPSTLDIRSDEFVVLELERLKSMPDLFNVIVMVVVNAVTQELYLSARDRPRFVLCDEAAQFMTRTEGQDLSRLAEAFGQGYRRARKYRGSFGIVLQSMNDLTLFGGTGQVILENAATRFLLQGSTYGRAVDNKILDYSGFVLDLLKSVRNSKPHYSEVFIDSPLGLGIARLVVDPFSYWINTSAPDEVAAFEALMRQGLSPLEAVCRLAGIDSATILGADAGSATNTASGSAGGYER
- a CDS encoding conjugal transfer protein TraW, with amino-acid sequence MSDLLKIARRLSWLGVAALATSLFPDARARTAIAGAASTIGRTWAIAEPDALTEIEAKAATLPADMRQAFGPRSKWGALQSASLATAPSDRVRSVVPFYTLDFDITLPDGRTLYPRGFTFNPLTYVKLPQRLFVVHARDLAWALATARSSDFILLSADAGQNADAIALTEKTGRAIYILEQRVKERLGLQVAPVIVQQQGTRLVLTEYGPKSRALPKDAGR
- the traN gene encoding conjugal transfer protein TraN translates to MIIACIFFLAAAVPAHAQRICAVDLNGNGDAADPGEQATCSATSDGEGLCPIHEVACERDAAGAYSCPADPRFACHEKAPGAAPACSPNACIDLAANPIVEEPPIDDPGTEANGGMDAAGNCLGKIEIFSGRGMRCRPAGLSTTLSNCCKEQGKIVKDGMGSSISSIGTKIAVAKGVFTGMKAAYAAFRAGATASQAASAGANALVVGIDPTSIAVSLAINLMMELLLSGCDQQDMETALLRSSGMCHEVGTYCTASVLGVCLQKARGHCCFNTRIGRIIQEQGRPQLRAFNADPWGTPRRPMCRGFTPEEFQALDFSRIDLTEYYADIEARAQAEIRTDMEDRVNAYVDAVDP